One Novipirellula galeiformis genomic region harbors:
- a CDS encoding DUF11 domain-containing protein, which translates to MKPFGVRLAAGAVTILLGALAAAQAQKDRSDRHESDWTLSASSMPSQLPAPLVGIEADANQEYADNSGAAGPSSLLARMPSGSLSNAEPIHSSQANASGGVAQVQYTEPAAAAPESMPLPASLGAAPVDTPSFDAAGIQGDGFAGADPQTNPEPGAGTEAPQRDAPSFDPGGFTPPGFDPNVAASPAAAPTQMQTPENAGIGLPSGPAFSAAAPMESPDSGNVAADAANNDTRNNDTLNNGSVATMGLPTAAMPPSTAGPQTFAAPTDAAGGPSSFSGEPSNFSGEPSNMLRGSGADVAANHDAPVADNAAQNDFAQPNFAAQSPAPQATANMEQPPAYGQNEYGPATAMPAADMNAMPTTASSPAANSPATNYPATNYPAESPQTYGGNDSFAGNPVANERIASRTSQPGMMGTDQRVPKAAPQQFDDPIAAQPVRVNPNTTLASPGDRHLEGVQSPSIVIQKRAPSEVKVGKPASFVIHVQNVGSVEALDVQIHDRVPQGMRLVDASPLPEQQGEILVWNLGPMPAGDERTVTMQLVPEQEGELGSVARVTFEAAASVRTISTRPELRVVQRAPEQVLIGQQLEIEVEVSNPGTGSATGVVVQEDVPDGLEHPKGKQLDNLLGDLAPGETRQQVLRMRAVAPGKIQNTIRLVADDGLTTEHTVNVEIVAPELQIALAGPARRFLERPATFQLEIVNGGTADATNVEIKAQLDRGFTFVSTDFEGQYDPTQHTVSWYLESLPKGGRGQVPLTLLPVEEGNRKISLDARADLGVIAKSESAVAVDSLAELTFQISDSADPIEVGSESIYEIRVKNSGSRDDSNVRVQLQLPAGIERIASDGDAQEDGRGGLFFAPKPVLASNGELVYRVRVRGVAEGTHIVKAIVTSDQSAVPVTKEESTMVYADR; encoded by the coding sequence ATGAAACCGTTTGGCGTACGACTTGCCGCTGGTGCTGTTACGATTTTGCTCGGTGCACTCGCCGCAGCCCAAGCCCAAAAAGACCGCAGTGACCGACACGAATCGGACTGGACCTTGTCGGCATCGAGCATGCCCAGCCAGCTTCCTGCGCCTCTGGTGGGAATCGAGGCCGACGCGAATCAAGAATACGCTGACAACAGCGGGGCGGCAGGCCCCAGCAGTTTGTTGGCGCGCATGCCCAGCGGTTCCCTAAGCAACGCCGAACCGATCCATTCGTCTCAAGCCAACGCGAGTGGTGGCGTCGCACAGGTACAGTACACCGAACCGGCCGCAGCCGCTCCCGAATCGATGCCACTCCCCGCCTCACTCGGTGCCGCTCCGGTTGACACTCCCTCCTTTGATGCTGCTGGTATCCAAGGCGACGGCTTCGCTGGCGCTGACCCGCAAACCAATCCTGAGCCTGGAGCCGGAACGGAGGCTCCCCAACGTGACGCTCCAAGCTTCGATCCCGGCGGCTTCACCCCTCCCGGATTTGATCCCAACGTCGCTGCATCTCCAGCGGCAGCCCCCACCCAAATGCAAACGCCTGAGAATGCGGGCATCGGCTTGCCCTCCGGCCCTGCGTTCTCCGCCGCCGCTCCCATGGAATCGCCCGATTCAGGTAACGTCGCAGCGGACGCCGCGAACAATGACACCCGAAACAATGACACCCTGAACAATGGTTCCGTCGCCACGATGGGATTGCCCACCGCTGCGATGCCTCCGTCGACTGCGGGCCCACAAACCTTTGCGGCTCCGACCGACGCTGCTGGCGGGCCCAGCAGTTTTTCCGGCGAACCCAGCAATTTTTCTGGCGAGCCCAGCAACATGCTTCGCGGCAGTGGCGCCGACGTGGCGGCCAACCACGACGCCCCCGTCGCCGATAACGCTGCCCAGAATGATTTCGCACAACCCAACTTCGCGGCCCAATCGCCCGCTCCGCAAGCGACCGCGAACATGGAGCAACCGCCTGCGTATGGCCAAAACGAATACGGCCCCGCTACCGCGATGCCTGCGGCCGACATGAACGCGATGCCAACGACGGCGTCCTCTCCTGCTGCCAATAGTCCAGCCACGAATTACCCAGCCACAAATTATCCAGCCGAGTCGCCACAGACCTACGGTGGCAACGATTCGTTTGCAGGCAACCCTGTCGCAAACGAGCGGATCGCTTCGCGAACCTCGCAACCGGGAATGATGGGCACCGACCAACGCGTGCCCAAGGCGGCTCCCCAACAATTTGACGACCCCATCGCGGCACAGCCCGTACGTGTCAATCCAAACACGACGCTCGCTTCGCCAGGCGACCGCCATCTCGAAGGCGTCCAATCGCCCAGCATCGTGATCCAAAAACGCGCTCCGAGTGAAGTCAAAGTTGGCAAACCAGCTTCGTTTGTCATCCATGTCCAAAACGTTGGTTCGGTGGAAGCATTGGACGTTCAAATTCACGACCGAGTTCCTCAGGGAATGCGATTGGTGGACGCTTCGCCGCTGCCGGAACAACAAGGCGAAATCTTAGTTTGGAATCTCGGCCCCATGCCCGCCGGTGATGAACGCACCGTGACGATGCAATTGGTTCCCGAGCAAGAAGGCGAACTAGGCAGTGTCGCTCGCGTCACATTCGAGGCCGCCGCTTCGGTGCGTACGATCAGCACGCGCCCAGAACTGCGTGTCGTCCAACGTGCTCCCGAGCAGGTCTTGATCGGACAACAACTTGAAATCGAAGTCGAAGTCTCCAACCCTGGGACCGGATCCGCCACCGGCGTGGTCGTTCAAGAAGATGTTCCCGATGGACTCGAACACCCCAAGGGTAAACAACTCGACAACTTGCTAGGTGATTTGGCTCCGGGCGAAACTCGCCAACAAGTGCTCCGCATGCGAGCGGTTGCTCCGGGCAAGATTCAAAACACCATTCGCCTTGTTGCCGATGATGGATTAACCACCGAACACACCGTCAACGTTGAAATCGTCGCACCCGAGCTACAAATCGCACTCGCCGGTCCAGCGCGTCGTTTCCTCGAACGTCCTGCGACCTTCCAGCTTGAGATCGTCAACGGCGGAACCGCCGACGCCACCAATGTCGAGATCAAAGCTCAATTGGATCGTGGGTTCACCTTCGTGAGCACCGACTTCGAAGGCCAGTACGACCCCACGCAACACACCGTGTCTTGGTACCTCGAAAGTCTTCCCAAGGGTGGACGTGGTCAAGTTCCCTTGACGCTGCTTCCCGTCGAAGAAGGAAATCGCAAGATCAGTTTAGATGCCCGCGCCGATCTAGGCGTGATCGCAAAAAGCGAAAGTGCGGTCGCCGTGGACTCGCTCGCCGAGTTGACCTTCCAAATCAGCGATTCAGCGGACCCCATCGAAGTGGGCAGCGAATCAATCTACGAAATCCGCGTGAAAAACAGTGGTTCCCGCGATGACAGCAACGTTCGTGTCCAGCTGCAATTGCCGGCTGGAATCGAGCGCATCGCTTCCGATGGCGATGCCCAGGAAGACGGTCGCGGGGGTTTGTTCTTTGCTCCTAAACCCGTGCTCGCATCGAACGGCGAATTGGTTTATCGCGTTCGAGTCCGCGGCGTCGCCGAAGGCACTCACATCGTCAAGGCGATCGTGACCAGCGATCAATCGGCGGTCCCCGTCACCAAAGAAGAAAGCACAATGGTCTACGCAGACCGCTAA
- the hisG gene encoding ATP phosphoribosyltransferase has product METENNLRIGLPSKGRLSEIAGDLLGQAGLQFRRQSRGLFARVSGLPIDLIFLRTDDIPTLCAEGAIDMGITGSDLVDEAGGDVQLRMKLGVGRCRLAVCVPEDSPVTSAADLDGTRIATSFPEITQRYLAGFGAKAHLVSLTGSVEVMIQLGVADAIVDLVETGSTLAANRLRILDEIGSYETVLIQNDQCRDKQTADRVVRRLEGVVIARDYSLLEYNIPRLKLAEAEKITPGFKSPTINALEDQDWCSVRVMVQRKQIIDSMEQLEKLGASAIFETTLSNCRL; this is encoded by the coding sequence TTGGAAACGGAAAATAACCTCCGAATCGGATTGCCCAGCAAGGGTCGGCTCAGCGAAATCGCAGGCGATTTGCTCGGCCAAGCCGGACTCCAGTTTCGTCGCCAATCTCGCGGACTCTTCGCACGCGTGAGTGGATTACCGATCGATTTGATCTTCCTGCGCACCGATGACATTCCGACGCTCTGCGCCGAAGGAGCCATCGACATGGGAATCACCGGCAGCGACTTGGTCGATGAAGCGGGTGGCGATGTCCAATTGCGGATGAAATTAGGAGTGGGACGCTGTCGACTTGCCGTCTGCGTTCCTGAAGACTCCCCCGTGACCTCCGCTGCCGATCTCGATGGCACGCGAATCGCCACCAGCTTTCCGGAAATCACCCAACGCTACTTGGCCGGTTTTGGTGCCAAGGCTCATCTGGTCTCGTTGACCGGCAGTGTGGAAGTGATGATCCAACTTGGCGTTGCCGATGCAATCGTCGACTTGGTTGAAACCGGCAGCACGCTGGCTGCAAATCGACTTCGTATCCTTGATGAAATTGGCTCCTACGAAACCGTCTTGATCCAAAACGACCAATGCCGCGACAAGCAAACCGCCGACCGCGTCGTGCGGCGACTCGAAGGAGTCGTGATCGCGCGAGACTACTCGCTGTTGGAATACAATATTCCTCGCCTGAAGTTGGCTGAAGCAGAAAAAATCACGCCTGGCTTTAAATCACCCACCATCAACGCGCTCGAAGACCAGGATTGGTGCAGCGTCCGAGTGATGGTTCAGCGAAAACAAATCATCGATTCCATGGAGCAGCTCGAGAAGCTCGGTGCATCGGCGATCTTTGAAACGACGTTGTCCAATTGCCGACTGTAG
- a CDS encoding rhodanese-like domain-containing protein gives MSESNELPIQIDVSSVSEMLQRGDDFLLLDVREENEYAVAKITGSTLIPMSEIGSRVQELDEHKDRLIVVHCHHGGRSLQVTQGLRGRGFTKVQNMDGGIDLWSQTVDPTVDRY, from the coding sequence ATGTCTGAATCCAACGAACTTCCCATCCAAATCGACGTCTCCTCGGTTTCAGAAATGCTTCAACGAGGCGACGATTTTTTGCTGCTCGACGTTCGTGAGGAAAACGAGTACGCGGTCGCAAAGATCACCGGCAGCACGCTGATACCAATGAGTGAAATTGGATCGCGCGTGCAAGAACTCGACGAACACAAAGACCGCTTGATTGTCGTCCATTGCCATCACGGTGGCCGTAGCCTGCAAGTGACCCAGGGATTACGCGGTCGCGGTTTTACAAAGGTACAAAACATGGACGGCGGCATTGACCTTTGGAGCCAGACCGTCGATCCGACCGTCGACCGTTACTAA
- a CDS encoding serine hydrolase domain-containing protein, producing the protein MKVASYFAVVLCALSVTSIPLLADDVAAPKTQPGVLRSQDRDMLRKHLDDSVLRGEVPGGALLLMHDGETLFKEGFGFRHIKDAKVFTAETPFRVASISKPIIATLVVKLAAQGRLDLDRPVDSYLPEMSELLLESDAAPTNVPSLRQCLNHTAGFRSDYDEGGRPWVRLQRHGLTLADVVAQEVKMPMRMNPGKKFAYSGIGYDIAGRIIELSTGTLLETAIQTELFEPLGMAHSTYYPDEQTVEQMAHFYWRWRSDGKFRRRLNQTPIPPGKYVSVGGGIVSTLDDLSKFLRLHQNHGVHDGKQFIPRDAIEAMYRGDQPGAFYGLGFALRSAGSDGLADEISHSGSSGTLMWLDRRQRNIGVLATQHRFSDGKQMPESEKQIPADSPNWLATIKKDVLDPIMDRLE; encoded by the coding sequence ATGAAGGTGGCGAGTTACTTTGCTGTCGTGCTGTGTGCTTTATCGGTGACATCGATCCCGTTGCTAGCCGACGATGTTGCGGCCCCGAAAACCCAGCCCGGCGTCCTTCGCTCTCAAGATCGCGACATGCTACGTAAACATTTAGACGACAGCGTGTTGCGTGGTGAAGTGCCTGGTGGCGCTCTGTTACTAATGCACGACGGCGAAACTCTGTTTAAAGAAGGCTTCGGGTTTCGGCATATTAAAGATGCTAAGGTCTTTACGGCGGAAACCCCGTTTCGTGTCGCCTCCATTTCCAAGCCCATCATTGCGACGCTGGTCGTCAAGCTTGCCGCCCAGGGGCGATTGGACCTAGATCGCCCGGTCGATTCGTATTTGCCCGAGATGAGTGAGTTGTTGCTAGAGTCGGACGCGGCTCCAACGAACGTGCCCAGTCTGCGTCAGTGTCTCAACCATACCGCTGGGTTTCGTTCCGATTATGACGAGGGCGGTCGTCCCTGGGTTAGGCTCCAACGTCATGGGTTGACGTTAGCGGATGTGGTTGCTCAGGAAGTCAAGATGCCGATGCGGATGAATCCCGGCAAAAAATTTGCTTACAGCGGGATTGGATATGATATCGCGGGACGGATCATCGAGTTATCGACTGGCACCCTACTGGAAACCGCGATTCAAACGGAGTTGTTCGAGCCACTTGGAATGGCACATTCGACTTACTATCCCGACGAACAGACCGTCGAACAAATGGCTCATTTCTATTGGCGATGGCGGTCCGACGGAAAGTTTCGACGCAGGTTGAATCAAACTCCCATTCCTCCTGGGAAATACGTTTCCGTTGGCGGCGGTATTGTTTCGACACTGGATGATTTGAGCAAGTTTTTGCGGTTGCATCAGAATCACGGTGTCCATGATGGCAAGCAATTCATTCCTCGCGATGCGATCGAAGCGATGTATCGAGGGGATCAACCGGGCGCGTTTTATGGACTCGGTTTTGCGCTTCGATCCGCAGGCAGCGACGGGCTCGCCGACGAGATCTCTCACTCCGGATCGAGCGGCACGCTGATGTGGTTGGATCGACGTCAGAGGAACATTGGAGTGCTGGCGACTCAGCATCGGTTCAGTGATGGCAAGCAGATGCCAGAGTCCGAAAAGCAAATTCCGGCCGATTCACCAAACTGGCTAGCGACAATCAAAAAGGATGTTTTAGACCCGATCATGGATCGGCTTGAATAG